The following coding sequences are from one Molothrus ater isolate BHLD 08-10-18 breed brown headed cowbird unplaced genomic scaffold, BPBGC_Mater_1.1 matUn_MA98, whole genome shotgun sequence window:
- the LOC118700911 gene encoding olfactory receptor 14A16-like gives MSNSSSIRHFLLLALADTRQLQLLHFCLLLGISLAALLGNGLIISAVACGHHLHTPMFFFLLNLALSDLGSICTTVPKAMHNSLWDTSNISYSGCAAQLFFFVFFISAEFSLLTVMCYDRYVSICKPLHYGTLLGRRACVHMAAAAWDSAFLNALMHTANTFSLPLCHGNALGQFFCEIPQILKLSCSHSNLREFGLILVSLCLAFGCFVFIVFSYVQIFRAVLRIPSEQGRHKAFSTCLPHLAVVSLFVTTGTFYYLKPPSMSSTSLDLALSVLYSVVPPALNPLIYSLRNQELKAAVRRLMTGWFWKY, from the coding sequence atgtccaacagcagctccatcaggcacttcctcctgctggcattggcagacacgcggcagctgcagctcctgcacttctgcctcttgctgggcatctccctggctgccctcctgggcaacggcctcatcatcagcgccgtagcctgcggccaccacctgcacacgcccatgttcttcttcctgctcaacctggccctcagcgacctgggctccatctgcaccactgtccccaaagccatgcacaattccctctgggacaccagcaacatctcctactctggatgtgctgcacagctctttttctttgtgttcttcaTCTCAGCAGAATTTTCGCTCCTGACCGTgatgtgctacgaccgctacgtgtccatctgcaaacccctgcactacgggaccctcctgggcaggagAGCTTGTgtccacatggcagcagctgcctgggacagtgcctttctcaatgctctcatgcacacggccaatacattttccctgcccctgtgccatggcaatgccctgggccagttcttctgtgaaatcccacagatcctcaagctctcctgctcacactcaaACCTCAGGGAATTTGGGCTCATTTTGGTTAGCCTTTGTTTAGCATTtggctgttttgtgttcatagttttctcctatgtgcagatcttcagggctgtgctgaggatcccctctgagcagggacggcacaaagccttttccacctgcctccctcacctggctgttgTCTCCCTGTTTGTCACCACAGGCACATTTTACTacctgaagcccccctccatgtcctccacatccctggatctggccctgtcagttctgtactcagtggtgcctccagccctgaaccccctcatctacagcctgaggaaccaggagctcaaggctgcagtgaggaGACTGATGACTGGATGGTTTTGGAAATATTAA